The Atribacterota bacterium genome segment TGTATCCACAGCATATTGATTACATAGCTGATTTGCTTTTGCAATGTAATCTAAGTCACTTACTCCACAAAGAGGACCCAAAGAAACCAGACTTTCATACTCAGGGCCACCCAGTTCAGGGTTAATTTTTAAAGAAACATCATTAGAACGGGCTAGTCTTTTACAGGCAATAGGACATGCATAACAAGTACCATTTTTTTCAAATATTTTTTTATGGTATTCTTCTGCAGATATCTTTTCGGATTCCTCAAAATGATTGTCAGACCAATTCCTGGTTGGCAGCCAACCTGCTTTCCTAGCCCCATCTATTACAGCGACTGTGCCTTGTTCTCTAAGGTCTCTGCTTAAGGGATTTTTCATTACTCTTGCAGTAATCTTTTTGGTTATTTCCCTTACTTTTTCGGGAAAATGCTCTTGAATATTGCTGCTTCCTCTCACTACAATTGCTTTTAATTTTTTTGATCCCATAACTGCTCCCAGTCCATTTCTACCATTAAAATGATGCAGTTCATTAACAATATTAGCAAAATATACCAAATTTTCTCCTGCAGGACCAATCTGGGCTATTCTTATTTTACTATCATCACATTCTTCCCTTAATAAATTTTGGGTTTCCAAGGTACCTTTCCCCCATAAATGTTGAGCATTCCTTATTTCTACCTGGCCATCTTTGATAAATAAATATACTGGTTTTTCTGCTATTCCCTTTATTACAACAGCATCAAACCCTGCTTTTTTAAGTTCCGGTCCCCAATAACCACCGGCTTCCGCCTCACCCTGGGCATTTGTTAATGGGGACTTTGCACATACTGTATAACGGTTAATCATTGGCGCCTTTGAACCTACTACTACACTGGTGGCAAAAATCAATATATTCTCAGGAGAAAATACTTCCGTTTTTGGTTTCATTTCTTTTAACATATAATATAGGCCAATACTTCTCCCACCCCAGTATTTTCTATAAAACTTTTCACCAGGATTTTCTATCCAATATTTTTGTTCGCTTAGATTAACATGCAAAATATTGCCACAGTAACCATAAGGCATAAAAAAT includes the following:
- a CDS encoding aldehyde ferredoxin oxidoreductase family protein, translating into MPYGYCGNILHVNLSEQKYWIENPGEKFYRKYWGGRSIGLYYMLKEMKPKTEVFSPENILIFATSVVVGSKAPMINRYTVCAKSPLTNAQGEAEAGGYWGPELKKAGFDAVVIKGIAEKPVYLFIKDGQVEIRNAQHLWGKGTLETQNLLREECDDSKIRIAQIGPAGENLVYFANIVNELHHFNGRNGLGAVMGSKKLKAIVVRGSSNIQEHFPEKVREITKKITARVMKNPLSRDLREQGTVAVIDGARKAGWLPTRNWSDNHFEESEKISAEEYHKKIFEKNGTCYACPIACKRLARSNDVSLKINPELGGPEYESLVSLGPLCGVSDLDYIAKANQLCNQYAVDTISMGMTIAFAMQCYEEGLLTKSDTGGINLKFGNKKAVLELIEKIVYQEGIGKLLSRGSLRTSENIGKQSKKFVHQVKGQEVPMHDPRVKTGVGLQYALSDYGADHMKAAHDTFFTDEESWGLQETAGLGILEAVEVTDIGPKKVGLFKKLDLLWSLFDILGVCDFGYVPRSVGTLEELLELIRAITGWKVTWYELMKLSERSINMARTFNIREGLTAKEDSLPEVFFRNFKGGILDGTGAIDKEKFKEAIKLRYQMMGWDSQNGIPSTGKLAELGLEWLIS